In Equus caballus isolate H_3958 breed thoroughbred chromosome 7, TB-T2T, whole genome shotgun sequence, one DNA window encodes the following:
- the LOC138925267 gene encoding uncharacterized protein, translating into MREVLPGKERSFSHHPPDPCRTLSSLLLPASPPSPPSPSLFSLLSLGRLPHPISLNSGAVVAERGQGGGRAVYRSWSSSSHQLCLELQTKHNKYLGSSPAVLCLNLAIRTPNLSGLLVLRTQLPPHPTPPSHLPPSCPGASTASGTRNAGLSLGSSTALGSNGKSHSLSVPPFPHPKNSTVVNAQCCSHVRPEQAEHPLCAGPCGIPGNSRTDPLPIGKREGPRHSTGRKWSAPQGRSRFVLRVCLQQGAALPAAGVRGDFEDIWAVPARKALTSQLSGILLPFLESFRLTQLSQVVDAFPEFCSHVHTPTYPQKATPESGRLG; encoded by the exons ATGAGGGAGGTCCTACCTG GCAAAGAAAGGAGCTTCTCTCACCACCCTCCAGATCCCTGCAGGACcctgtcttctcttctcctccctgcctctcctccctccccgccctctccctctctcttctcactcCTCTCCCTTGGTCGTCTCCCCCACCCTATCTCACTGAACAGTGGGGCTGTGGTGGctgagagggggcagggaggaggtcGAGCTGTTTATAGGAGCTGGAGCAGCTCCAGCCATCAGCTCTGTTTGGAGCTGCAGACCAAGCATAATAAATACCTTGGCTCCTCCCCAGCTGTGCTTTGCCTGAACTTGGCCATTCGAACTCCAAACCTCTCCGGCCTGCTGGTTCTCAGGAcccagctcccaccccaccccaccccaccctcccacctcccaccaagCTGCCCTGGAGCGAGCACTGCCTCTGGGACCAGAAACGCAGGGCTGAGTCTGGGCTCCTCCACTGCTTTGGGGAGCAACGGCAAGTCACACAGCCtgtctgtgcctccatttccccatccgAAAAACAGCACTGTAGTCAATGCACAGTGCTGTTCACATGTTAGGCCAGAGCAAGCTGAGCATccgctctgtgctgggccctgcgGGATCCCTGGGAACAGTCGGACAGATCCTCTGCCGattgggaagagggaggggcCGAGGCACAGCACAGGCAGGAAGTGGTCAGCGCCACAAGGGAGGTCCAGATTTGTGCTCCGAGTTTGTTTGCAGCAGGGAGCGGCCCTTCCAGCTGCAGGAGTGAGGGGAGACTTCGAGGACATCTGGGCTGTCCCTGCGAGGAAgg CTCTGACTTCCCAGCTGTCTGgaatcctccttcctttcctggaGAGCTTCCGACTCACCCAGCTCTCCCAAGTTGTGGATGCATTCCCGGAATTCTGCAGTCACGTCCACACCCCCACCTACCCCCAAAAAGCCACCCCGGAAAGTGGAAGACTCGGATAG